Genomic window (Rathayibacter sp. VKM Ac-2760):
AGGAGTACGTGGAGCGGGCCGGGGTGCTGAGCCGGGTCTGAGGCGCGACCCGCGGCGCGGCGGCTCAGTGCCGGGTCGTGGAGGCGAGCCGGTCTCGCTCGGGAGCGGGCGCAGCAGGCCGGGCGGGAGCCGGCGGTGCCGCGCGGAAGGCGGCCGGAGCGGCGGCGGCCGGTGTCGCGGCGGCGGCCGTCGCGCGCGCGGCGCCGCGGCGACGGTGCTCGTCGTCGTCGGCGCGGCGGCCCCGCCGCTCCTGCCCGCCCTGCGGCCGTCGACGGCCCGGGCGATCGACACCGCACCGAAGAGCAGCACGACGCCGCCCACGCCGACCACGATCACCGCGCGCAGCCGGTCCGAGACCTGCTCGGTCGCCCGCAGCGGCGACTGCACCTCGAGCGCGGTGAAGAGGTAGCGGTCGTCCGCCCCGTTGACGGTCTGGATGCTGCGCAGGGTGTCGACGAGCATCCCGCCGAGCGCCGTCGTCGTCGCGAGCGAGCCGTCCGCGGTCGGTGCGTCGGCCGTGACGGAGAGCAGCAGGCCCTGACCGGACCAGGCCGAGCGCTCGACCGCGAACTCGGTGGACAGTCCCTGCGCGTCGAGCGCCTCCGCCGTCTGGTCGCTGTTCAGCACGGTGACCAGCACCTGCGCGGCGAGCGAGTTGTCGGAGGAGCGCAGGTAGGGGTTGTCGGAGTTCAGCGCGGCGAGCGCCGGGTCGGCCTCGAGCTCGGCGGTGCTCGGGAGCTGCGGGTTGACCAGGGCGTAGGTCGCGGTCGAGGCGTAGGTGCGCGGCGAGAGCACCAGCACGTACGCCATCGCGGCGACGGTCAGCACGAGCACGACGCCGGCGAGGACGCGGTGGCGCCAGAGGGTGCGGAGAACGGAGACGGGGTCCATCAGGGGAGCCTTTCGGGGACGTGGTCGATCTCGCCCGCCGCGGGGACGGGGGCGTCCGGGCGGAGGGCGGAGGGGAGTCCGAGCTCGGCGCGCACGAGGAGCCAGCAGCTCCCGGAGAGGCCGAGCACGAACGGGAACAGCAGGGCGAACACCGGGAAGCCCAGTGAATCGAAGGTGGCGGAGGCGACCACCGCGACCGTCGCGGCGGCCGCGACGCTCCCGGTCAGGGCGCGCAGCCGCGGATCGCGGGCGAGCTGGGCGGCGATCAGCCCGAAGAGGGCCGGGACGCCGAAGTAGGCGAGCACCGCGGCGGCCCCGAGCAGGCCGAGGGTGATCGCGGAGCCGAGGTACTGGTTGTCGAGGATGAGCTTGGCGCTGTCCGGGAGGTAGGTGCCCGGTCCGGTGCCGAGGAGGGGGTGCTGCGCGACGAGGGCCGCCACGCGGGGGTAGTTGTCGAGGCGGTTCACGATCGAGGTGTCGGCCGTGCCCGCGCCGATCGAGCTGGTGAGGGTGCCCAGCAGTCCCGGGGTGGTGACGAAGAACGCGGCGACGGCGAGCGGCGCGAGCACGTACCCCCAGCGGCGCGCGGCCTGCGGCAGGAAGATCCCGCAGACGGCCGTGCCCACGGCGAGCGAGAGCACGCCCGACCGGGAGACGGTCAGCGCGAGCGCGGTGAGCAGCAGCACGCAGGAGGCGGCGCGCAGGATCCGGGGCGCGCGCGTGTCGTAGAGCAGGCGCCAGACGGCGAGGGGGAGCAGCATCGCCGAGACGACCGCGAGCTCGATCGGGTGGAAGGTGGTGCCCGCCACCCGGGTGAGGCCGTCGCGGTCCTGGAACGGGGTGCTGCCGCCGTTGTCGACGAAGCCGACCATGACGCTCCGGATCAGCTCCACCGGGTCGGTGTGGGTCGTGAACTGGACGATCGCGATGATCGCGCAGAGCGAGGCGGCGTTCACGAGCGAGCCGACCAGCACCCGCGCGTCCTCGAGGGTGCGGATGCTCTGCGTGGTGACGAGGGCGATCCCCGCGGAGGCGAGCAGGAGCAGCAGCCAGCGGTCGGCGCTGAGCTGGCCCTCGCCGGTGCGCGGGACGGTGTCGTTGCTCGCGTAGCGCACGTAGGACGCGATGCTGACCAGCAGGAGCAGCGCCAGCGCCGCCCGGCCCGGGTGGCGCATCGGGATCGGGTCGTGCAGCCCCAGCACCGCCGAGGCGAACCAGATCGCTGTCAGCGCGAGGGCGAGCACCATCGTGAGGGAGCCGGAGGCGCCCAGCGGCGCGAGCACCTGATCGGCCGGGGTGAGGAACAGGGCGAAGGCGACGAGGCGCAGCAGCAGCGGGGGTCCGGTCCGCTCGATCGGGGCGGCCACGGCTCAGTCCCTCGCCGCGGGGGCGACGACCGGCCGGCGGGCGGTGTCGTCGCGCGTCCAGCCCGTCGAGCGGCCGTCCGGCAGCCGGCTGGCCAGCGCGAAGGCGAGGTAGACGGCGGCGTCGGCGAGCTCCAGCGGCCCCTGCGCGGCCCGGAGCACCTCCACGGCGGTGCGGGTGGAGCGGCGCTCGCCGCCGGGGGTCGTCGCGGCCAGCTGCGCGCTGCCGCGATGAGTGCGGCGGAGCACGCCGAGCAGGCTGGACGTGCTCCGGGGCACGCGGACGACCGCGGGGGCCGTCGCGACGACGGCGCGCTCGGCGGCGGAGAACCGGCCGTCGACGAACTCGTCGTCGGCGATCAGCGCGGGGAAGACGCCGATGCGGTCGTGCCCGGAGCCGCTCACGGCGTAGCCGCCCGCGCCCCAGAGCGCGGTGTGCAGGGAGGGCGTGCGCGAGCGGGCGCGGTAGTAGGCGCGGACCAGCGCGTCGGCCCCGGTCGCGTCGTAGACCGCGGTCGGCCGGGCGGCGAGCAGCCCGCCGCGGGTCACGGCGTCGAAGACGCTCCAGACGGCGTCCGCGGTCACGCCGACGTCGGCGTCGAGGTAGAGCCGGGGCCAGGTCGTGGCGACCGCGTCGCCGGCGTTCAGCGCCGCGGTCTTGGAGGCCTCGCCGATCTCGACGACGGTGACGCCGGCGAAGCTCCGGGCGATGGCGGCGGTGCGGTCGTCGCAGGCGTTGCAGACGACGATCAGCTCGAGCGCGCCGCTCGCCGCGGCCGAGGCGAGTGGGGCGAGGGTGCGCGCGATCACCGCCTCCTCGTCGTGCGCCGGGACGACGACGGAGCCGTGCGGGTGCAGGGGCGGCGGCCGGTCCGGCGGGCGCGCCGACGGGCAGCGCGGCGGCGCGGGCGCCGAGGGCGGGGCGAGCACGGCGCGGCGGTGCGCGCGGCCGCCGGCGCCGGGGAGGAGGCTGCGCGCCGCCTCCGCCGCGAGCACGACCAGGCGGAAGGTGGCCGAGTACAGCGCGCCGTGGAACTTCTCGACGTAGCGGACCCGGTTGAGGGCCAGCAGCGCCGCGAGCGCGCTCGACGAGCCGGAGCCGCCGCCGTCGTGCACGACCTGCGCGGCCGGCTCGAACCAGGACTCGGCGCCCAGCTCGCGGGCGCGCCGGAAGTAGTCGGTCTCCTCGGAGTAGAGGAAGAAGCGCTCGTCCCAGTCGCCCAGGCGCGCCGCGACGAGCGCGTCGATCAGCAGCGCTGCTCCGGTCGCCCACTCGATCGCGTGAGCGTGCCGGTAGCTCTCGGGGTCGCTGTCGGTCTCGCTCGAGAACGCGGGGCGGTCGAGCATCCGGTCGCCGAGCAGGGCGTCGCCGAGGGCGCGCAGCCGGGTGGGCTCGCGGCGGAGCGAGCGCGCGGGCGCCCCGCCGGCGTCGCGCAGCAGCGGCACCACGATGCCGGCCGAGGAGGAGTCCATCCGCTCGAGCAGTCGCGCGATCGCCCCGGGCAGCACGACCAGATCGGGGTTGAGCACGAGCAGCGCGCCGGTGTCGCCCGCGTGCCGGCGGGCGATGTTGACGGCCGCCGCGTAGCCGACGTTGCCGCCCGCGTCGACGGCGACGACGTCGGAGTGCGCCGCGGCGAGGGCGAGCGAGCCGTCGTCCGAGGCGTTGTCGACGACGACCACCCGCAGGCGGACACCGGTGGCCGCCTCCCCGCGGAGGCTGGCGAGCAGCCGGTCGAGCGTGGCGGCCGAGCGGTAGCTGACGACGAGCGCGGCGACGTCCGCGCGCTCGCCGGGGGCGGCGAAGCGACCGGGGCCGGCGGGGGCGGGGAGGCCTCCGGGACCGGCGGGAACGGGGAGCGGAGGGAGACGGTGCGGGCCGTGCACGGTCGGGCCGCGCCGCGGCGTCGCGCTGCTGTGCAGGCGCAGGCGCCCGTAGGCGAGCGGCCCCTCGACCAGGTAGCGGCGGGCGAGGCGGCGCGGCTCGAGCGCGAGGCGCCACAGCCACTCCGCTCCACGGTCGGCGACCCACTGCGGCGCGCGGCGGACCGAGCCGCCGAGGAAGTCGACGGCCGCGCCGAAGGCGAGCAGCACGTGCGCGCCGGTGCGGGGGCCGTGCTCGTCGATCCAGAGCTCCTGGCGGGGCTTGCCGAGTCCGACGACGAGCAGGTCGACACGGGCGGCGCGGATCGCGTCGGCGAGTCGGCTGTTCGCGGCCGGGTCGGCGAGCTGCTCGCGGCTGGGCGACCAGAGGCCGGCCAGCACGAGGCCGGGCCGTTCCTCGGCCAGGCGCGCCCGGAGCCGCTCCTGCGCCGCCTCGGAGCCGCCGAGCACGCCCACGCGCACACCGTCGGCCGCGGCGCGGTCGAGCAGGGGGCCGATCAGGTCGCTGCCGGCCAGGCGCGGCCAGGAGACGCCGGTGAGCCGCTTCGCCTGGCCGGCGATCGGGCTGCCGTCGATCAGCGAGAGCCACTCGACGGCGGGGCGCGGTGCGTCGGCGGAGGCGTCGGCCGGGGCGGCCGCCCACGCGGTGGCGCCCTCCGCCGCTCCGTCGGTCGCCGGGACGAGGACGAGGGTCGGCGGCTCGGCCGCGGGCAGTGCGGGCAGGGGCTCCGCGCGGCGCTCGAGCACGTGCTCCCAGCGGCCGCCGTGGCCGAAGTGGTTGACGTGGTCGATGTTCACCGAGAGCACGCCGAGCGGCGCGGGGCCGGCGGCGGCGGCGCGGTCCGCGATGGTGCGGACCGCCTCCTCGTGCCGGGTGAGATCGACCGTGGTGCCGCCGAGGACGACGCGCCGGTGCTGCTTGTGGGTCATGGTTCAGCTCTCCGATCGGCCGGCGCTGCCGCCGGCGGTGACGGTGGTGGTGCGGGCGAGCTCGTCGAGGATCACGCGCTCGACGACCTCCTGGGCGGGTCCCCAGCCGTGCCGGACGCCCGCGGCGACCGCGCGGCCGGGGCGGGCCTCGGCGACGGAGCGGCCGAGGGCCTCCGCGATGCCCGCCGGCGTCGGCCGGGCCCAGCGCGCGCCGGGGTGCGGCAGGTCGGCGCGGGCGTCGGCGGAGTCGTTGACGACCGCGACCGTGCCGCAGGCGAGCAGCTCCTCGGCGACGAGCGAGATGTTGGTGAAGGACAGCGCGATGCCGGCCGAGCAGCGGTTGTAGAGCGCGGCGAGCTCGCGCGGGGCGAGCGTGCCGTGCTCGATCACCGGGAGGTCCCAGGCGTCGGGCGCGGTGCCGTAGACGTGGATCGGCACGCTCGGGTGCTCGGCGTGGAAGAGCGCCAGCGCCCGCCGGCCGAGCAGGTAGCCGCGGCGGTCGGCCGAGGGCTTCGCGTAGAAGACGACTCCGGAGCGCGCGCCGTCCGGGTTGTCGAGCCGGTAGGTGCTGGTGTCGCAGCCGAACGGCGCCGTCTCGCTCGCCACGCCGAGCGCGTCGAGGTGCGAGCGGACCATCGCACCGAGCGCGATCGTGCGGAAGCCGAACCGGTAGCTGTCCTCCGCCAGCGCGGCGAGCGTGCCGTGCGGGTGGAAGAACGGCTCGTAGTCCTGCACGAAGTAGAGCCGGGCCATCGGCGCGGTCCCGCGGGTGGCGAGCACGTGCGCCGTCTCCCACGAGGTCGCGACCGCGGCGTCGACGCCGGTGATCCCGTCGTCGGCGCTGCGGATGTCGACGTCGAGCCAGGGCCAGCCGGCGCGGATGATCGCGGCGCGGGTGGCGAAGTCGGCGCCGTGCCGGTCGTAGAGGAAGAGCGTGCAGCGGTGGCCGCGCTCGCGCAGGCCCTGGACCATCCGGAACAGGGTGGTGTGCCCGCCGGAGCCGCGGTCGGGCGGGGTGCAGATCCAGCCGATCGCGGCGGGGCCGCCCGAGCCCTCGGGGGCGGCGGGCAGGCGGAGCAGTCCGGAGTCGGCGATGTCGGCGTGGAGCAGCGGCATGTCCAGCTCGCGGACGCCCACCCGGTCGCCGAGCGAGCGGACGGCGCGCTGCAGCAGATCGCGCCCGCCGGTGCTGCGCAGGCGCCGGACGAGCTCGCGGGGGACGCGGGTGGCGCGCATCAGTAGCTCCCCTCGCGGTGCCAGCGGCGCCAGGCCCGGTCGGTGCGCAGGCGCCGGAGCACCCGCTCCGCCAGGAAGCGCGGCGAGAAGCGGCCGTTCCGCGGGCGGAGCAGCCGCGACTCCAGCCGCTCCCACTCCGGCAGCAGGCCCGCGTCGCCGAAGACGGCCTGCGCGAAGCCGAGGTGCTCCTGGAGCTCCGCCACGTCCGAGCCGCCGCTGTCGAAGCGCTGCGCCCCGCGCACCAGCGCGTCGCGGGCGAGCGCGGTGCGGGCAAGGTGCTCCAGCTCGGCGCGCCGCTCGAGCCGCGAGCCGGGAGCGGCGAAGAAGGTCTCGAAGGCGAGCAGCCGCTCGCGCAGATCGCGCAGCGGTGTCACCGCGTCCGAGCGGCTCCCCGCGTGCTCGCGGTGCCAGGCCTGATCGGCCCCGCGGATGTAGGCGACGTCGGACGCCGCCGCCAGCCGCAGCCAGAGCTCGAGATCGTAGGTGTGCGGCAGCGGACGCGGCCAGCCCACCCGGTCCAGGACCGAGCGCCGCACGAGCACCTCGGGCGAGGTGATCACGTTGACGCCGGTGCGGCAGCGCTCGTGCAGCCAGTCCTCGCCCGACCAGAGCAGCCACGAGGTCGGCGCCGTCCGCGGCTCCGGGAGCGCGTGGCCGTCGGTGAAGTGCAGCGGATGCCCGTAGACCATCCCGACCGACGGGTGTGCGCGGGCCACGGCGACCGCGCGGGCGAGCGCACCCGGAGCGATCACGTCGTCGGCGTCGAGGTACCAGGAGAACTCCCCGGTCGCGACGGCGAGCGCGACGAGCACGCTGCCGACCGGGCCGAGGTTCCGCGGATTCGCGAGCACCAGCACGCGCTCGTCGCCGGCCGCGATCGCCCGGGCCACGGCGAGCGAGTCGTCGCTCGAGCAGTCGTCCACGATCACCAGCTGCACCCGGACGCCGGTCTGGCCGAGGGCGCTCGCCGCGGCGGCGGGGAGGTAGAGGGCGTAGTCGTGCAGCGGGATCAGCACCGAGACGAGGGCGTCGGAGGTGTCGATCGCCTGGACGGGCACGGCGCGGCCGCGGCGGGTGCCGACGTCCACAGTCGCCGGGGGCGTCGTCGCCGGGCTCGTCATCGCAGGACCCCGACGGCCGGGGCCGCCGTGCTCCGCGCGGACAGCAGCGACTCCGCCACGTACTCCTGCTGCGCCGCGGTGATGCCGGGGAACAGCGGCAGCGTGAGCAGCTCGCCGGCGAAGGCCTCCGCCTTCGGCAGGGCGCGCGGGCGGCCCGAGACGGGCAGGAACGGGGTGAGCAGGTGCACCGGCACGGGGTAGTGCACGCCGGTCGCGACCCCCGCCTCCGCGAGCGACGCGCGCAGCCGCTCGCGCTCGGGCGTGCGCACCACGTAGAGGTGGTGCACGTGCTCGTTGCCGGGCGCGGTGCGGGGGAGGACCAGCCCGCCCACGCCGTCGAGCAGCTCCGCGTAGCGCGCGGCCGCCTCCCTGCGCTGGCGGTTCCACTCGTCGAGGTGCGCGAGCTTCGCGCTCAGCACGACCGCCTGCAGCGAGTCGAGCCGCGAGTTCGTGCCGACGACCTCGTGCCGGTAGGCGCTGAGGCCGCCGTGGTTGCCGAGCCGGCGGACGGCCGCGGCGAGCTCGTCGTCGTCGGTCATCACTCCGCCCGCGTCGCCGTAGGCGCCGAGGTTCTTGCCCGGGTAGAAGCTGGTGCCGGCGATCGCGCCGAGCGACCCGGCGCGCGCGCCGCGGCGCCGCGCGCCCTGGGCCTGCGCCGCGTCCTCGACGATCCGCACCCGCGGGCCGAGCGCGGCCGCGAGCTCCTCCACCGGGGCGCACTGCCCGTAGAGGTGCACGGCCATCACCGCACGGGTGCGCGGGGTGACCGCCTCGGCGGCGGAGGCGACGTCGATCAGGTAGTCGTCGTCGCAGTCGACGAACACCGGCGTCGCCCCGGCGCGGACCACGGCCTCGGCGGTCGCGACGAAGGTGTTCGCCGGGACGAGCACCTCGTCTCCGGGGGAGAGCTCGAGTGCGAGCAGGGCCAGCTCGAGCGCATCCGTCCCGTTGCCCACCCCGATGGAGTGACGGACCCCGCAGTACGCGGCGAACTCCTCCTCGAACCGGGTCACGTCGGGTCCGCGGACGAACGACGACTCGGCGAGCACCCGGTCGAAGCCCTCCCGGATCACGTCGGCGACGACGAGGTGCTGCAGGTGCAGATCGGCGAGCGGGACGATCGGCTCGGTGGTCATGACAGGGTCCTTCGGTCGGCGGTGAGCTCGCGGACGCGGGCGAGGAGCCAGGTCCGCAGGAGGAGGAGGTAGAGGAGTCCGCCGACCGCGCCGCCCAGGAGCAGGGCGAGCCAGTCGGCGTCGAGACCGGCGGCGGCGAGCGCCGGCGGCACGAGAGCGGCGGCACCGGCCGCGGCCGCGGCGGCGCGCGCCGGCGGCAGCAGCGCGCGGGCCACCCCGCGCAGCTCCACGCCGATCGAGCGCAGCAGCCAGGCGAACGCCGGACCGACGACCAGCGCCGCCACCCCGATCTGCGCCCAGGCCGCGCCGACGAAGCCGCCGCCGAGCACCGCCGGGACGAGCGCGATCGTCAGCGCCGCGAACCAGACGCCCTGCACGATCGCAACCCGGCCGGAGCCGCCCCGCGCGAGCGCCGCCGAGCTGAACAGGTCGTAGACCACCCGCAGCGCACCGACGAAGCCGAGCAGCGCCAGCGCACCCGCCGCGGGAGCCCAGCGCTCGCCGTAGACCACGTGCACGAGCGGCGCGGCCAGGGCCGCGAGCACCGCGCCGAGCGGGGCGGCGAGCGCCCAGGTGAGCCCGGCCGCCGCGGCGACGGGAAGGGGCCGGCCGGCCTCGTGCGCCCGGGAGAACGCGGGCAGCGCGACCGAGCGGACGACCTGCCCCACGGCGGTCATCGGCCAGGTCGAGATGTTGAAGGCGAGGACGTAGTAGCCCAGCGCGACCGGGTCGATCAGCCCCGCGATCACCACCTTGTCGGTGCCGAGCACTCCCCAGGAGATCAGATTGGCGATCGCGACCGGCAGGCCGAAGCGGAGCGCGGACGGCGCGATCGAGCGGTCCCAGCCGAAGCGGGGCCGCTCGCGCGCGGCGACGAAGAGGAGCACCAGCGTGAGGGTCTGCGCCGCCACCCTGGCGATCGCGAGCGCCAGCACTCCGGTGCCGGCGGCGAGCAGCGCGAGGGTGATCGCGCTCGAGACCAGGAAGTCGGCCGCGGCGATCAGGAAGAGCGGGCGCTGGGCGAAGCGGCGCTGCAGGGCGGCGTAGGGGACGACGCCGGCACCGGCCAGCGGCAGGGTGATCGCCAGCACCGCGAGCACTCCCGCGGTCTCGGGCGAGTTCGTCGCCGCGGCGATGGCGGGCGCGGCGGCGGCCGTGGCGGCGCCGAGGGTGCCGCCGATCACCAGGCCGAGCACCGCCACCGTCGGCGCGCGCCGCTCCGGATCGCTCGAGCGGATCAGATCGGTGCTGAGCCCGAAGTCCGACAGCGCCATCATCACCGACTGCACGGTCAGCGCCAGGGCGTAGACGCCGAAGGCCTCCGGAGCGAGCAGCCGCGCGAGCACGATCCCCAGGCCCAGGCTGCTGAGCCGGAGCGCGATCGTGCTGAGCGCGCTCCAGCCCAGCGCCGAGGTGATCCGTCCGGCCGCGACGGGCGGAGAGTCGACGGCGGTCACGAGAGCGGCCTCCGCGCGCGCTCGCCGCGGCGGACGAAGCGGCGCCACTCCGCCGTGCCGACGACCGCCGGCCAGCACTCGGCCGCGACGGAGGCGTAGCGGGCGCCCTCGGCGTGGTCGGCCGGGTTCGCGGAGGCGCGGTGCCGCAGCGCCCAGCCCATCGCCTCCTGGGCGAGCGCCCGCGAGGCCTGGGTGCGCCGGTCGCCGCCCTGCGCCCGCCGGCCGGAGGAGTCGTGCCCGGCCGCGGTGAAGAAGTGCTCGATCGTGCGGTGCCGCTCGCGCAGCTCCGCGAGCGGGTCGGTGCTCGGCGCCGGGTGGCACCGCGTCTGCACGGCGCCGGTGATCCGGCCGATCCCGCTGATCGCGGCCAGGCGCAGCCCGTAGTCGAGATCGGCGGTGCGCGGCAGGTCCTCGGCGTAGCCGCCGAGCGCGTCCGCGACCTCGCGGCGGACCAGGGCGGCGTGATCGACCAGGAGGTCGGAGCCGTGCCGGCTCGTCCGCTCGATCCAGTCGGCGCCGCTCCAGAGCGTCCACTCGACCCGGCTCGCGGGCGCGGTCGCGGGCCGGACCGACACCTCGGCGTCGCCGTGCACTGCGCCGACCCACGGGTGCGCCGCCAGGAGCGCCGCGGCCCGCTCGAGCGCGCCCTCGGTCAGCACGTCGGTGCTCGGCAGCACCAGCACTGCGTCGCCGCGGACCAGGCGGAGGCCGGCGTTCCGCGCGGCGAGCACACCGGCACCCGGGCGGGCGGCGACCACCCGGACCCGCTCGTCGGCGTCGGCCGGCGTCGCGACGTCCGCGTCCGTCACCACGACGACGTCCAGCCGCACCCCGCGCTGCGCGAGCACGCTCGCCAGCGCGGCCGCGGGGCTCTCGCCGCCGACGGCGGCGAGCACGACCGACACCAGCGGTGCCGGTCCGGAGAGGGGGAGGGCCGGCGACCGGCGTCCACGGGCGGCGTTCATGCGGTCGCTCCTTCGAGAGTGCTGTCCGTGCGCCGAGTGGCGACGGGGTCGATCCGGAGGGAGGCGGGCACGCCCACCCAGGTCTCGCCGGCCGGCTGGTCGCGCAGCAGCACCGCGCCCATGCCGAGGGTCGCCCGCCGGCCGATCCGCGAGCGCTCGCGGACGG
Coding sequences:
- a CDS encoding O-antigen ligase family protein encodes the protein MAAPIERTGPPLLLRLVAFALFLTPADQVLAPLGASGSLTMVLALALTAIWFASAVLGLHDPIPMRHPGRAALALLLLVSIASYVRYASNDTVPRTGEGQLSADRWLLLLLASAGIALVTTQSIRTLEDARVLVGSLVNAASLCAIIAIVQFTTHTDPVELIRSVMVGFVDNGGSTPFQDRDGLTRVAGTTFHPIELAVVSAMLLPLAVWRLLYDTRAPRILRAASCVLLLTALALTVSRSGVLSLAVGTAVCGIFLPQAARRWGYVLAPLAVAAFFVTTPGLLGTLTSSIGAGTADTSIVNRLDNYPRVAALVAQHPLLGTGPGTYLPDSAKLILDNQYLGSAITLGLLGAAAVLAYFGVPALFGLIAAQLARDPRLRALTGSVAAAATVAVVASATFDSLGFPVFALLFPFVLGLSGSCWLLVRAELGLPSALRPDAPVPAAGEIDHVPERLP
- a CDS encoding WecB/TagA/CpsF family glycosyltransferase yields the protein MTHKQHRRVVLGGTTVDLTRHEEAVRTIADRAAAAGPAPLGVLSVNIDHVNHFGHGGRWEHVLERRAEPLPALPAAEPPTLVLVPATDGAAEGATAWAAAPADASADAPRPAVEWLSLIDGSPIAGQAKRLTGVSWPRLAGSDLIGPLLDRAAADGVRVGVLGGSEAAQERLRARLAEERPGLVLAGLWSPSREQLADPAANSRLADAIRAARVDLLVVGLGKPRQELWIDEHGPRTGAHVLLAFGAAVDFLGGSVRRAPQWVADRGAEWLWRLALEPRRLARRYLVEGPLAYGRLRLHSSATPRRGPTVHGPHRLPPLPVPAGPGGLPAPAGPGRFAAPGERADVAALVVSYRSAATLDRLLASLRGEAATGVRLRVVVVDNASDDGSLALAAAHSDVVAVDAGGNVGYAAAVNIARRHAGDTGALLVLNPDLVVLPGAIARLLERMDSSSAGIVVPLLRDAGGAPARSLRREPTRLRALGDALLGDRMLDRPAFSSETDSDPESYRHAHAIEWATGAALLIDALVAARLGDWDERFFLYSEETDYFRRARELGAESWFEPAAQVVHDGGGSGSSSALAALLALNRVRYVEKFHGALYSATFRLVVLAAEAARSLLPGAGGRAHRRAVLAPPSAPAPPRCPSARPPDRPPPLHPHGSVVVPAHDEEAVIARTLAPLASAAASGALELIVVCNACDDRTAAIARSFAGVTVVEIGEASKTAALNAGDAVATTWPRLYLDADVGVTADAVWSVFDAVTRGGLLAARPTAVYDATGADALVRAYYRARSRTPSLHTALWGAGGYAVSGSGHDRIGVFPALIADDEFVDGRFSAAERAVVATAPAVVRVPRSTSSLLGVLRRTHRGSAQLAATTPGGERRSTRTAVEVLRAAQGPLELADAAVYLAFALASRLPDGRSTGWTRDDTARRPVVAPAARD
- a CDS encoding glycosyltransferase family 1 protein yields the protein MRATRVPRELVRRLRSTGGRDLLQRAVRSLGDRVGVRELDMPLLHADIADSGLLRLPAAPEGSGGPAAIGWICTPPDRGSGGHTTLFRMVQGLRERGHRCTLFLYDRHGADFATRAAIIRAGWPWLDVDIRSADDGITGVDAAVATSWETAHVLATRGTAPMARLYFVQDYEPFFHPHGTLAALAEDSYRFGFRTIALGAMVRSHLDALGVASETAPFGCDTSTYRLDNPDGARSGVVFYAKPSADRRGYLLGRRALALFHAEHPSVPIHVYGTAPDAWDLPVIEHGTLAPRELAALYNRCSAGIALSFTNISLVAEELLACGTVAVVNDSADARADLPHPGARWARPTPAGIAEALGRSVAEARPGRAVAAGVRHGWGPAQEVVERVILDELARTTTVTAGGSAGRSES
- a CDS encoding glycosyltransferase family 2 protein, with the translated sequence MTSPATTPPATVDVGTRRGRAVPVQAIDTSDALVSVLIPLHDYALYLPAAAASALGQTGVRVQLVIVDDCSSDDSLAVARAIAAGDERVLVLANPRNLGPVGSVLVALAVATGEFSWYLDADDVIAPGALARAVAVARAHPSVGMVYGHPLHFTDGHALPEPRTAPTSWLLWSGEDWLHERCRTGVNVITSPEVLVRRSVLDRVGWPRPLPHTYDLELWLRLAAASDVAYIRGADQAWHREHAGSRSDAVTPLRDLRERLLAFETFFAAPGSRLERRAELEHLARTALARDALVRGAQRFDSGGSDVAELQEHLGFAQAVFGDAGLLPEWERLESRLLRPRNGRFSPRFLAERVLRRLRTDRAWRRWHREGSY
- a CDS encoding DegT/DnrJ/EryC1/StrS family aminotransferase: MTTEPIVPLADLHLQHLVVADVIREGFDRVLAESSFVRGPDVTRFEEEFAAYCGVRHSIGVGNGTDALELALLALELSPGDEVLVPANTFVATAEAVVRAGATPVFVDCDDDYLIDVASAAEAVTPRTRAVMAVHLYGQCAPVEELAAALGPRVRIVEDAAQAQGARRRGARAGSLGAIAGTSFYPGKNLGAYGDAGGVMTDDDELAAAVRRLGNHGGLSAYRHEVVGTNSRLDSLQAVVLSAKLAHLDEWNRQRREAAARYAELLDGVGGLVLPRTAPGNEHVHHLYVVRTPERERLRASLAEAGVATGVHYPVPVHLLTPFLPVSGRPRALPKAEAFAGELLTLPLFPGITAAQQEYVAESLLSARSTAAPAVGVLR
- a CDS encoding oligosaccharide flippase family protein — translated: MTAVDSPPVAAGRITSALGWSALSTIALRLSSLGLGIVLARLLAPEAFGVYALALTVQSVMMALSDFGLSTDLIRSSDPERRAPTVAVLGLVIGGTLGAATAAAAPAIAAATNSPETAGVLAVLAITLPLAGAGVVPYAALQRRFAQRPLFLIAAADFLVSSAITLALLAAGTGVLALAIARVAAQTLTLVLLFVAARERPRFGWDRSIAPSALRFGLPVAIANLISWGVLGTDKVVIAGLIDPVALGYYVLAFNISTWPMTAVGQVVRSVALPAFSRAHEAGRPLPVAAAAGLTWALAAPLGAVLAALAAPLVHVVYGERWAPAAGALALLGFVGALRVVYDLFSSAALARGGSGRVAIVQGVWFAALTIALVPAVLGGGFVGAAWAQIGVAALVVGPAFAWLLRSIGVELRGVARALLPPARAAAAAAGAAALVPPALAAAGLDADWLALLLGGAVGGLLYLLLLRTWLLARVRELTADRRTLS
- a CDS encoding glycosyltransferase; the protein is MNAARGRRSPALPLSGPAPLVSVVLAAVGGESPAAALASVLAQRGVRLDVVVVTDADVATPADADERVRVVAARPGAGVLAARNAGLRLVRGDAVLVLPSTDVLTEGALERAAALLAAHPWVGAVHGDAEVSVRPATAPASRVEWTLWSGADWIERTSRHGSDLLVDHAALVRREVADALGGYAEDLPRTADLDYGLRLAAISGIGRITGAVQTRCHPAPSTDPLAELRERHRTIEHFFTAAGHDSSGRRAQGGDRRTQASRALAQEAMGWALRHRASANPADHAEGARYASVAAECWPAVVGTAEWRRFVRRGERARRPLS